Proteins from one Xenorhabdus griffiniae genomic window:
- a CDS encoding helix-turn-helix transcriptional regulator: MTVAALKTSLIRLPEVQRRTGYSKAWIYKLISDGEFPKQVKIGPRSVAFIEAEIDNWIAQRIAESRAA, translated from the coding sequence ATGACAGTGGCTGCATTGAAAACAAGCCTGATTCGTTTGCCGGAAGTACAACGCAGGACGGGTTACAGCAAAGCGTGGATCTACAAGCTGATTAGCGATGGAGAATTCCCGAAACAGGTCAAAATTGGTCCGCGTTCCGTGGCTTTTATTGAAGCAGAAATTGATAACTGGATCGCCCAGCGGATTGCAGAATCGCGGGCGGCATAA
- a CDS encoding AAA family ATPase has translation MADTQHTQTRPKFTVQKTSGSQKPLDLIQTVKTSAMYSWQNLLPACGIDIPTKGKHGACPICGGTDRFHFIDDHHHGNWHCRQCDAPNYGDGLDLVARIKGISVTEAAKVVANVLALPLPASKPAKETHYPTLPITERVAVLMAQTVAGQSPYLTAKGLQHIDQRLLFDNSTVLTLTTLDKKITGAQIIKPNGEKKLLSGSQKKGAFIALSELEASSDTVIITEGYATALTITQLHQGAVLAALDAGNLFSVTKAVRERWPDVKIIIAADNNWHSPGELDKHGKPKVNIGRISAEKAALTVNGWISLPPTEYKADWDDYRQQHGTETAQQAFSQALYQVREPINSDAIETRRYDNVESLYPNRKTKLPLSVGSEGFDAQLDYVVKGIIPAHSLCSIYGASGSYKSFLAGAWGCHIATGKAWAGKQVAQGAVLYVVGEGGIGVPRRIKAWEIVNGQTVKNMYLINTPVFPASPAEVHELVVAAQQVESETGEPVRLIILDTLARCFGGADENDSKDMGAFVRGCDELKAKTGASILVVHHSGKDESKGARGSSAFRAALDVEYRINREGKKGGALVITCTKMKDAEEPETKAYDMRVVELFTDKDGEDITSLVLVDKPRDPVEEKEIERIPNKTDNHTALWQCIRSRTALKEPCSIALIRDDLKSMGMNVKNFSRWLTKLEQDGLITRNGQEITIINQNNVD, from the coding sequence ATGGCTGATACACAGCATACCCAAACTCGTCCCAAATTTACAGTTCAAAAAACATCAGGCAGCCAAAAACCGCTTGATCTGATCCAAACCGTCAAAACCTCGGCTATGTATTCCTGGCAAAATCTGCTACCTGCCTGTGGTATTGATATTCCCACAAAAGGTAAACATGGCGCTTGTCCCATCTGCGGTGGTACTGACCGTTTTCATTTTATCGATGATCACCATCATGGCAACTGGCATTGCCGTCAGTGTGACGCCCCAAACTATGGCGATGGACTGGATTTAGTGGCAAGAATCAAGGGGATCTCTGTTACTGAGGCGGCAAAAGTTGTCGCTAATGTACTGGCGCTACCTTTGCCAGCCTCCAAGCCAGCCAAAGAAACCCATTATCCAACACTACCGATTACCGAAAGAGTGGCGGTACTGATGGCGCAAACTGTCGCCGGGCAATCGCCCTATCTGACTGCAAAGGGTCTGCAACATATTGATCAGCGGCTACTGTTTGATAATTCGACAGTGCTGACACTGACAACACTGGATAAAAAAATCACCGGTGCGCAGATTATCAAACCCAATGGCGAGAAAAAATTACTGTCTGGCAGCCAGAAGAAAGGCGCGTTTATTGCTTTGTCAGAACTGGAAGCATCCTCCGATACGGTGATCATTACCGAAGGTTACGCCACAGCCCTGACCATTACCCAGTTACATCAAGGTGCCGTTCTGGCGGCACTGGATGCAGGCAACTTATTTTCTGTCACCAAAGCTGTTCGGGAACGCTGGCCGGACGTAAAAATCATTATTGCGGCAGATAATAACTGGCATAGCCCTGGCGAACTGGACAAGCACGGCAAACCCAAAGTAAATATCGGCAGGATCTCAGCAGAGAAAGCAGCGCTGACGGTGAATGGCTGGATCTCGTTGCCACCAACAGAGTACAAAGCCGACTGGGATGATTATCGCCAACAACATGGCACGGAGACAGCACAACAGGCATTCAGTCAGGCGTTATATCAGGTGAGGGAACCGATAAACAGTGATGCAATAGAAACCCGTCGTTATGACAATGTTGAAAGCCTCTATCCAAATCGTAAAACAAAATTACCCCTGTCAGTTGGCTCTGAGGGCTTTGATGCTCAGTTAGACTACGTGGTTAAGGGCATTATTCCGGCGCATTCCCTGTGCAGCATTTACGGGGCGAGCGGATCATACAAAAGTTTTCTGGCGGGAGCGTGGGGTTGTCATATTGCCACAGGTAAGGCATGGGCAGGAAAACAGGTTGCTCAGGGTGCTGTACTGTACGTGGTTGGTGAAGGTGGGATTGGTGTGCCCCGGCGCATCAAAGCATGGGAAATCGTTAATGGTCAGACGGTTAAAAATATGTATCTGATCAATACGCCAGTCTTTCCGGCTTCGCCTGCCGAAGTGCATGAACTGGTGGTCGCTGCCCAGCAGGTTGAATCTGAAACAGGCGAACCGGTACGCCTGATTATTCTGGACACCTTAGCCCGCTGTTTTGGTGGCGCTGATGAAAATGATTCAAAAGATATGGGCGCGTTTGTCCGGGGTTGTGACGAGCTGAAAGCTAAAACAGGCGCAAGCATTCTCGTGGTTCACCATTCCGGCAAAGACGAAAGCAAGGGTGCAAGGGGTTCCAGTGCCTTTCGTGCGGCGCTGGATGTTGAATATCGGATCAACCGGGAAGGGAAAAAAGGCGGTGCGCTGGTTATCACCTGCACCAAAATGAAAGATGCCGAAGAACCGGAAACCAAAGCTTATGACATGCGCGTAGTTGAACTTTTTACCGATAAAGACGGTGAGGATATTACCTCACTGGTCTTGGTTGACAAGCCACGTGATCCGGTTGAAGAGAAAGAAATTGAACGCATCCCCAATAAAACAGATAACCACACGGCATTATGGCAATGTATCCGGTCGCGCACTGCCCTGAAAGAGCCTTGTTCCATTGCTCTTATACGCGATGATTTAAAGTCGATGGGCATGAATGTGAAGAATTTCAGCCGTTGGTTGACCAAGTTAGAGCAAGACGGACTGATTACCCGCAACGGGCAGGAAATAACCATTATCAACCAAAACAATGTAGACTAA
- a CDS encoding tyrosine-type recombinase/integrase, with translation MKLNARQIETAKPKEKTYKLADGGGLYLEVSSRGSKYWRMKYYRPTDKKEDRLAFGVYPTVSLADARAKRDEAKKLMAQGIDPKAEKKGTPTPAKVNSFEEVARAWHASNKRWSDSHRQKVLRSLEQYIFPHIGARDITTLRTSQLLAPVKAIDEQGKHDIAQRLRQRTTAIMRYAVQNDILESNPANDMAGALTTTKSRHHPALPHEDLPDFLNRLSVYRGRLLTKIAVELALLTFVRSSELRFARWQEIDLENAVWKIPATRQPIKGVRFSERGMKMKTDHLVPLSRQAVSLFKELSVLSGNCEVVFPSDHDAAKVMSENTVNKALRAMGYDTQTDVCGHGFRTMARGAMGESGLWSDDAIERQLSHIERNNVRAAYIHTSKHLDERRLMVQWWADYLDANREKSITPYDFAKPLRDRKNR, from the coding sequence ATGAAACTAAACGCCCGGCAAATCGAAACTGCAAAGCCCAAAGAAAAAACCTACAAACTCGCCGATGGCGGCGGTCTCTATTTAGAAGTCTCGTCACGCGGCTCGAAATACTGGCGGATGAAGTATTACCGCCCCACCGATAAGAAAGAAGACCGTCTGGCGTTCGGCGTTTATCCAACGGTGTCGTTAGCCGATGCCCGCGCTAAACGGGATGAAGCCAAAAAACTGATGGCACAAGGCATCGATCCCAAAGCCGAAAAGAAAGGCACCCCAACGCCCGCCAAAGTCAATTCGTTTGAAGAAGTCGCCCGTGCATGGCATGCCAGCAACAAACGCTGGAGTGACAGCCACCGTCAGAAAGTACTGCGCAGCCTTGAACAGTACATCTTCCCCCATATCGGCGCCCGCGATATTACCACACTGCGCACCAGCCAGTTGTTAGCGCCGGTCAAAGCCATTGATGAGCAGGGCAAACATGATATTGCTCAACGTCTACGGCAGCGCACCACAGCTATCATGCGCTATGCAGTTCAGAATGATATTCTGGAGTCCAACCCGGCTAATGATATGGCCGGAGCACTCACCACCACAAAATCCCGTCACCACCCTGCCCTGCCTCATGAAGATTTACCGGATTTCCTGAACCGATTGTCTGTTTATCGCGGGCGCCTGCTGACCAAAATCGCGGTAGAACTGGCACTGCTGACGTTTGTCCGTTCCAGTGAGCTGAGATTTGCCCGCTGGCAGGAAATCGACCTTGAAAATGCGGTGTGGAAAATTCCCGCCACAAGGCAACCGATCAAAGGCGTTCGCTTTTCTGAACGTGGCATGAAAATGAAAACGGATCACCTTGTCCCGTTGAGCCGTCAAGCTGTCTCGTTATTCAAAGAGTTGAGCGTACTGAGCGGCAACTGCGAAGTGGTATTCCCCAGTGATCATGATGCTGCGAAAGTTATGAGTGAAAACACCGTCAATAAGGCGCTACGGGCGATGGGCTATGACACCCAAACCGATGTCTGCGGGCATGGCTTCCGCACAATGGCGCGCGGTGCAATGGGTGAATCCGGTCTGTGGAGCGATGACGCCATCGAACGCCAGCTCAGCCATATCGAACGAAACAACGTCCGGGCGGCGTATATTCACACCTCTAAACATCTGGATGAACGGCGGCTGATGGTGCAATGGTGGGCGGACTATCTGGATGCGAACCGGGAAAAGTCAATCACACCCTATGACTTCGCCAAACCACTGCGCGACAGAAAAAACCGCTAG